The following coding sequences are from one Megachile rotundata isolate GNS110a chromosome 13, iyMegRotu1, whole genome shotgun sequence window:
- the LOC100879168 gene encoding uncharacterized protein LOC100879168, with the protein MQFLLVVVLALSVARLIGSSSWRYESGACEKLVSYTASRYVPYQETYRVSKWGIFYQTKVRWNYKKEYYTAYGKKKVCCENYRMTDAGDCEPICDPDCVNGQCIEPDTCLCFVDYTRSETRDHVCEPICTNCVHGTCKEPNVCVCDDGYKMNENGTICEPICNVDCEKGHAFCSAPHVCTCHTGYTPISEYVLSEDEICKPICDVECTNGDCVEPNVCACHDGYEPNPRDKFSCEPRCENGCSFGTCTAPNVCICEPGYRLNNQSRENVCEPICSEPCTMGRCVAPETCSCVDGYGLLGRSKYACEPICEKACVNGTCTAPEVCTCHEGYRSTGDEATKHVCEPYCHTPCQPYGWCTAPDTCICFDGYRLKRDHLDSQQFRYFASTSACEPICEQTCVHGYCSEPGVCTCLPGYTETEYDTNVCQPVCEENCLNGYCSDPNVCTCDPGYRALNETSNHCVPVCEIPCGNGTCDAPNHCSCNTGYQLGSENFFLDYDYSLDTSVACKPVCEKPCVNGYCAAPNICRCNSGYLSTAVWNICQPNCELPCVNGYCARPNECECMPGYESSNNDSNVCEPICEHACINAYCSAPNECTCNEGYGLPAIRPVCDTTIEESCANATSSAFACEAICDLDCGNGSCTSPNTCTCLEGYENDANGSCIPSCTGCENGSCVAPESCECEQGYALTNIGNRSVCEPFCERCSNGKCVAPADCRCEPGFLKEIVVNTLENDADEECVAACATNCSGHGSCIVTDRTCDCYYGWHGTDCEEPLFCILPVDRGIDHSNASNIVHRANETIDYVLANSPLCNYSCFDEIGNESSCYRTYSDDNAGNDTITCLISTGFNCRTVPAEYTRTRNYIITMGTAGIMTVTTASVAAIYLLIRKRSKRRFSLRDYVSLGESPGKMLHIFMISNILSRLDNAKSRTGGVRYLNKTMRLIQSSVETFRSEQQRHRPSANIEKENATMRSIVGCIVFLNGILSTITIGSSEQSNCDTYISQLEQRYVPYTETYRSRKWGIFYTIKTRQNYKIVFTPTWRTVKRCCDGYEETVDHSCSPICSTNCTHGYCKAPDKCSCNDGYRVTHDNLYCEPICHGLCTESNHAHCESPNSCVCDSGYRSATDITFPDSLCEPICETACVNGKCIAPNVCSCEHGYENVDGTGCVPKCEQGCTFGSCTAPNTCTCDPGYRMNERNVCEPICSEPCQMGECVAPESCSCNDGYGLFNSSIYVCEPICEKACVNGTCTAPGLCLCNQGYRFNGPEEEKHVCEPFCVTPCEPYGTCVAPNTCACYDGYRPIEPIPTDNQIPDNATKKYASACEPICNRDCINGKCIEPDVCRCKPGYRPSTSNDSNVCEPVCDTSCGPNSTCTEPNVCTCDPGYRPTNNYVAYNCEEICETYCTPNSTCAARDFCTCNEGYPQRRAPTIVCQPICSSCDNGSCIEPNVCRCFEGYVLTNDSVCVPRCEHGCENGDCLGPNECRCHDGFYMSRDNGTCVKSCTSDCNGHGVCEDEQNACRCSYGWTGPNCDQPAICLEIFDSDDASLDRFTVYNETNDTLADARQHAPYCRRCNAAIRNRSLCFVVPADNGSSSIGCFVEIESPCHPVYESSSNSVSRIGGTVAGITMLIVIGATASVYFLIRRRAKKRVREVVAQSQVFRGSISNQPLLPDENSSVP; encoded by the exons ATGCAATTTCTGCTGGTTGTTGTTCTCGCGTTGTCCGTTGCGCGGCTGATCGGATCATCGAGCTGGCGCTACGAATCGGGAGCGTGCGAAAAATTGGTCAG TTACACGGCGAGCCGTTACGTTCCATACCAAGAGACGTACCGGGTCAGCAAATGGGGAATATTTTACCAGACAAAAGTACGATGGAATTACAAGAAAGAG TATTATACCGCCTATGGCAAGAAGAAGGTTTGTTGCGAGAACTACCGAATGACCGATGCGGGCGATTGCGAACCAATTTGCGATCCTGATTGCGTCAATGGCCAATGCATCGAACCCGACACGTGCCTGTGTTTCGTCGATTATACGCGCTCCGAGACACGAGATCACGTTTGCGAACCGATTTGTACCAACTGCGTTCACGGAACCTGTAAAGAACCGAACGTTTGCGTTTGCGACGATGGATACAAGATGAACGAGAACGGGACTATCTGCGAGCCGATTTGCAACGTCGACTGCGAAAAGGGCCACGCCTTTTGCTCGGCTCCACACGTCTGCACCTGTCACACCGGTTACACCCCTATCTCTGAATACGTATTATCGGAGGACGAA ATATGTAAACCGATATGCGACGTCGAGTGCACGAACGGTGACTGCGTCGAGCCAAACGTTTGCGCCTGTCACGACGGCTACGAACCGAATCCTCGCGACAAATTCTCTTGCGAGCCCCGATGCGAGAACGGTTGTTCGTTCGGTACTTGTACGGCGCCGAACGTCTGTATCTGCGAGCCGGGTTACCGTTTGAACAACCAATCGCGGGAGAACGTCTGCGAACCGATCTGCAGCGAACCTTGCACGATGGGTAGATGCGTAGCACCCGAGACATGCAGTTGCGTCGACGGTTACGGTCTACTTGGTCGATCGAAGTACGCGTGCGAGCCGATTTGCGAGAAGGCTTGCGTCAACGGAACCTGTACTGCTCCCGAAGTATGCACGTGCCACGAGGGTTACCGATCCACCGGAGACGAGGCGACTAAACACGTCTGCGAACCTTACTGCCACACCCCCTGTCAACCGTACGGATGGTGCACGGCACCCGATACCTGCATCTGTTTCGACGGCTATCGACTCAAGCGCGACCATCTCGATTCGCAACAA TTCCGTTACTTCGCTTCGACGTCAGCCTGCGAACCGATCTGCGAGCAAACCTGCGTGCACGGTTATTGCAGCGAACCAGGGGTCTGTACTTGCCTGCCAGGTTACACGGAAACCGAATACGACACGAACGTTTGCCAACCGGTCTGCGAAGAAAACTGCTTGAACGGTTACTGCAGCGATCCAAACGTATGCACTTGTGACCCAGGTTATCGAGCCCTGAACGAAACTTCGAACCATTGTGTACCCGTTTGCGAAATTCCTTGCGGGAATGGCACTTGCGACGCGCCTAACCATTGCAGCTGCAACACGGGCTATCAACTCGGTTCGGAAAATTTCTTTCTCGACTACGATTACTCGTTGGACACGAGCGTTGCTTGCAAACCCGTTTGCGAGAAACCTTGCGTGAACGGTTATTGCGCTGCTCCGAACATTTGCAGATGCAACTCGGGTTACTTATCGACCGCCGTCTGGAATATCTGTCAGCCGAACTGCGAGCTACCTTGCGTGAACGGTTACTGTGCCAGGCCGAACGAATGCGAATGCATGCCAGGGTACGAATCGTCGAACAACGATTCCAACGTCTGCGAACCGATCTGCGAGCACGCCTGCATAAACGCGTACTGCAGTGCACCGAACGAGTGCACCTGCAACGAAGGCTACGGTTTACCGGCTATTCGGCCAGTGTGCGATACGACGATCGAGGAATCCTGCGCTAACGCGACTTCGAGCGCGTTCGCCTGTGAGGCCATCTGCGACTTGGACTGCGGAAACGGTAGCTGCACCTCTCCGAACACGTGTACCTGTTTAGAGGGTTACGAAAACGATGCCAATGGAAGTTGCATACCTTCCTGCACCGGCTGCGAAAACGGAAGCTGCGTTGCGCCCGAAAGCTGCGAGTGCGAGCAAGGTTACGCGTTAACGAACATAGGGAATCGGAGCGTCTGCGAACCGTTCTGCGAACGATGTTCGAACGGGAAATGCGTGGCACCGGCCGACTGCCGATGCGAGCCCGGTTTTCTCAAAGAGATCGTCGTCAATACGCTGGAAAACGATGCCGACGAGGAGTGCGTCGCCGCTTGCGCGACAAACTGTTCCGGACACGGATCCTGCATCGTTACCGACAGAACTTGCGATTGTTATTACGGCTGGCACGGTACGGACTGCGAGGAACCGCTTTTCTGTATTCTACCAGTCGATCGCGGAATCGACCACTCGAACGC GTCGAATATCGTACACCGTGCTAACGAAACGATCGATTACGTGCTTGCGAACAGCCCGCTATGCAACTACAGCTGTTTCGACGAAATCGGTAACGAGAGTTCGTGTTATAGAACATATAGCGACGATAACGCGGGAAACGACACGATCACGTGTCTGATCAGCACAG GTTTCAATTGTCGTACGGTACCCGCGGAATATACGAGGAcaagaaattatattattacgaTGGGAACAGCAGGAATAATGACCGTTACGACGGCCAGCGTTGCAGCGATTTATTTGCTAATACGAAAACGCAGCAAACGAAGATTTTCGCTGCGTGATTA CGTATCGTTGGGTGAATCCCCAGGAAAGATGCTTCATATTTTCATGATATCGAACATCCTGTCTAGATTGGATAACGCGAAAAGCAGAACTGGCGGGGTCAGATATCTAAACAAAACGATGCGCCTAATTCAGTCATCGGTCGAAACGTTCCGGAGCGAACAACAACGTCATCGTCCGAGCGCAAACATCGAGAAAGAGAACGCGACCATGAGATCGATCGTCGGTTGCATCGTTTTTCTAAACGGTATTCTTTCGACGATAACGATCGGTAGTAGCGAACAGTCGAACTGCGATACGTATATCAG TCAATTGGAACAAAGATACGTACCGTATACGGAAACCTACAGGAGTCGAAAGTGGGGAATCTTCTATACGATTAAGACTCGGCAAAACTATAAGATCGTA TTCACCCCCACCTGGCGAACGGTAAAGCGTTGCTGCGACGGTTACGAAGAAACGGTGGACCACTCTTGTTCACCTATATGCTCGACGAACTGTACGCACGGTTATTGCAAAGCACCCGATAAGTGCAGTTGCAACGATGGCTATCGAGTAACTCACGACAATTTGTACTGCGAACCGATCTGCCACGGGCTGTGCACGGAAAGTAACCACGCACACTGCGAATCGCCGAATAGCTGCGTCTGCGATTCGGGTTACCGCTCGGCAACGGACATAACATTCCCCGACTCTCTTTGCGAACCGATCTGCGAGACAGCTTGCGTGAACGGCAAATGCATCGCGCCGAACGTTTGCTCCTGCGAGCATGGCTACGAGAACGTCGACGGCACCGGCTGCGTTCCGAAATGCGAACAAGGTTGTACCTTCGGCAGTTGCACCGCCCCGAACACTTGTACCTGCGATCCTGGTTACCGAATGAACGAACGGAACGTCTGCGAACCGATCTGCTCGGAACCCTGTCAAATGGGCGAATGCGTCGCGCCCGAAAGCTGCAGTTGCAACGACGGTTACGGCCTATTCAACTCCTCGATATACGTGTGCGAACCGATCTGCGAGAAAGCTTGCGTGAACGGCACGTGCACGGCCCCGGGGCTCTGCCTTTGCAACCAGGGTTATCGGTTTAACGGTCCGGAAGAGGAGAAACACGTTTGCGAACCTTTTTGCGTCACTCCCTGCGAGCCTTACGGAACGTGTGTCGCGCCAAACACTTGCGCTTGTTACGACGGGTATCGACCGATCGAGCCGATCCCCACCGACAATCAG ATACCTGACAACGCCACGAAGAAATACGCGTCGGCCTGCGAACCGATCTGCAATCGGGATTGCATCAACGGGAAATGCATCGAGCCAGACGTTTGTCGGTGCAAGCCAGGTTATCGGCCATCGACGAGCAACGATTCGAACGTATGCGAGCCTGTCTGCGACACATCCTGCGGACCGAACAGCACTTGTACCGAGCCCAACGTTTGCACCTGTGATCCAGGTTATCGACCAACGAACAACTACGTCGCGTACAATTGCGAGGAAATTTGCGAGACCTATTGCACTCCGAACAGTACCTGCGCCGCTCGCGATTTCTGCACTTGCAACGAAGGCTATCCGCAGCGACGCGCGCCAACGATCGTTTGCCAGCCGATCTGCTCGTCCTGCGACAACGGTAGCTGCATCGAGCCGAACGTGTGCCGATGTTTCGAAGGTTACGTTTTGACGAACGACAGCGTTTGCGTGCCGCGATGCGAACACGGTTGCGAAAACGGAGATTGCCTCGGACCGAACGAGTGTCGTTGTCACGATGGATTCTATATGTCTCGCGATAACGGCACCTGCGTGAAATCGTGCACGAGCGATTGCAACGGTCACGGTGTGTGCGAGGACGAGCAAAACGCATGTCGATGTTCGTACGGTTGGACAGGACCGAACTGCGATCAGCCTGCAATTTGTCTCGAAATTTTCGATTCCGACGACGCGAGCTTGGATCG ATTTACCGTTTACAACGAAACGAACGATACTCTGGCGGACGCTCGACAGCATGCACCGTACTGTCGTCGGTGCAACGCGGCAATAAGGAACAGAAGTTTATGCTTCGTCGTCCCTGCCGACAATGGTTCGTCGTCGATTGGTTGCTTCGTCGAAATAG AATCACCGTGTCATCCGGTGTACGAAAGTAGCAGCAACTCGGTCTCGAGGATAGGTGGTACGGTAGCTGGGATCACGATGCTAATCGTGATCGGTGCAACAGCCTCGGTGTACTTTCTGATTCGCAGGCGCGCAAAGAAGAGAGTGCGAGAAG TCGTTGCCCAGAGCCAAGTTTTCCGAGGATCTATTTCTAACCAACCTTTACTGCCCGACGAGAACTCTTCTGTCCCTTGA